The DNA region CGCTTCTTGTTCGGCAGGTCGACGCCCGCCAAGAAGTGCCCGGGGGCGTTGACGCCGACCGCGTTGAGCCCCACCAGGCAGGCCGCGGTGCGGTAGATCAGCGAGAGCGCGATGGGGATGCCCCGCCGCGCAGAGAGCACCACCGGCAGGTAGCTGTTGGCGGGGTTGTAGTAGTCTTCTTCGGCGCCGCGGAGCCCGATCACCTCGAACAGCACGTCGTGCAGGTGGGCGAGCCGGCCGTCGGCCGAGCCCGAGCGGGCGCGGGTTTGCACCGTGTGGGCGATCCCCTCCACCGCGGCCGAGGCGCCGTGCACGTCGGCCTCGGGGATGGCGTGCAGGCTGATCGCCGCGGCCGCGCGGAACAGCCCCAGCGGCGCGTCCCGATCGGCCAGCGCCCGGTGGAACGCGCCGAAGGCGGCCGGTCGGCAGTAGGCGGGGATCGGGGGCGCCACGTCGGCCCTCTTGGGGGGGTGGGGTTGTGCGGCATGTTTCGTGCGCGACGCCGCAACGCCGCGGACTGATCGACGGCGCGGCCGCGTACCGAAGCAAATCGTACCACGCCGGCCCAAGCGGTCCACAACCGCCGCGTCCGGATCCCCGCCCGTCGCCATGGAATGGCCTCTTCTCCCCGAATGGAGTCTCGCCGATGAACCACGTCTTTAAACGCGCAGCCCTCGCTGCGCTGGTCGCCGCTGTTGTCGCCCCCGCAAACGCAGAAACGTACTGCCAGGTGCAGTACGTGCTGCTCAACGCGAAAGTCAACTCGCAGGGGTTCGACAACAACTACTACTACGGCTCGCCCGACGCGATCGAAGAAGATGGCTCGTACGACGACGCGCTGCAGTTCAGCCTGCGGTTGATCCTGGGCTTTGAAGATCAGACCGGCTTCGGCGGCCGCGTCCGCTGGTTCACGTTTGACAACGACCTGGGCTATGACGGGCTGTGGAACAACGGCGGCGTGACCAGCGCCCTGAACGGCAGCATCAACCTCGACGTCGACTACATCGACACCGAGCTCACGCAGCGGTGCGCCTGCTGCGCCGGGGGGTGGAACATCCTCGGCTCCGGCGGCGTCCGCTGGGGACGCGTGGCGTCCACCAACCAGTCGGTGCCGTTCGCCGCGCTGGGCGCCGCGTCGAACTCCGAGACCGCGGGGGTCAAGTTTGAGGGCGCCGGCCCGACGCTCGCGATCGAGGGCCGCCGCCCGGTGGCCGAGACGGGCGTGTCTCTGTTCGCCGTGGGCCGCACCTCGCTGCTGTGCGGAAACCTCGACATCCACTCCAACTACTACGGGCCGGTCCAGTACGAGATCAAGAACGAGATGGTGCAGGTGTGGGAGCTCCAGCTCGGGGCCCTGCATCAGTACCAGTGCGCCTCGGGCGCCATCTTCGAAAGCGGCGTCTTCTGGGAGGCCCAACGCTGGGACAGCGAGTCCGACTCCCTGGGCGACCTCGGCCTGTTCGGCGTCGGCATCCACACCGGGCTGCGTTACTAGGGCCCCGGGCCGGCGCCGTCCGGCGCGACCACACTCCGGCAATCCTACCATCCCTCTCCCCCACGGCCCGGCGCTCTGCGTCGGGCCCTTTCGTTTTGAGGGGTCCGGGCCCGGTTCCGCTTGGCGGGGGGACGCCCCCAGGGCATGATGGCGCCTGCGTTCGCCCACCACCCCTCCCCGTAAAGCGGATACGCCGTTGAGGTTCAGCCGTCTCCCCATCGTCCGCCGGTTTGGCGTGCCGTACGAGCCCAAGCCGGAGGCCCGTCCGTTTCTCGACCGGACGCAGGCCCAGCAGCAAGAAGGGGTTGAGGTGAAGGTCGCGGTGCTCAGCAGCCGCGAGAGCGACCGCTTCTTTGGCGTCCCGCTGGGCAAACACGGCATCCAGCCCGTGTGGTTGGAGATCGCCAACGGCTCGGCCGGCCCGCTGTTCTTCGACCGCGTGCAGCTCGACCCCAACTACTACCCGCCGCTCGAGGCGGCCATCATCAGCCACTTCGCCATCGCCCGCCGGCTGGCGGGGTTCGGGGCGATGGCGTGGTTCTTCTTCCCCTTGCTGTTCCTGCTGCCGCTCAAAGTGCTGGGCGCCCGCCGCGCCAACCGGCGGATGGACGCGTACTTCCGTGAGCACGCCTTCCCGCTGGGCGCCGTGGCCGCCGGAAGCCGCGTCTCCGGGTTCATGTTTACATCGGTGGACGACGGCACCAAGATCGTCCGCGTCAGGCTGCACGCCACCGAAAAGACGCGCGACTTCGTCTTCTCGGCGCCGGTCCCCGGGCTGGTGATCGATTACCGTCACCGGCCGTTCGAGGGGCTGTTCGACGATGCGTCGCTGGTCGACTGCGACGCCACGACCCTGCGTGACCACCTCCGCGGGCAGCCGCGGGCCACCTCGAACCGGCTGGCGACGCGCGAGGGCGACCCGGCCAACCTGGTGGTGATCGGCGAGTTCGAAGTGCTGCGGGTCGCGTTCGGCGAGCGTTGGGACGAGACCGAGACGATCAACCTGGCCACCTGCTGGAAGACCGCCAAGGCGTTCCTGCTGGGCTCCCACTACCGCTACTCGCCGGTGAGCCCGCTGTTCTTGTTCGGCCGCAGCCAAGACTTCGCCCTGCAACGGGCCCGCCGCACCATCAACGAACGGCTCCACCTGCGGCTCTGGCTCACGCCGCTGCGGTTTGGGGGCAAGCCGGTGTGGGTGGGGCAGGTGAGCCGCGATATCGGCGTCCGCTTCACCCACCGCACCTGGAACCTCACCACCCACCGCATCGACCCAGACATCGACGACGCCCGCGACTACGTGATCGAAGACCTGATGGGGACGGGCCACCTCGACAGCATGGGCTACGTGGACGGCGTCGGCGAGACCTCGGCGGAGAACCCCCGCCGCAACCTGACGGGCGACCCGTACGAGACCGACGGCTGCCGCGCCGTGCTGATCCTGTCGCCGACCCCCACGACGGCAAAGTTCTTGGGGTGGCTATCGCCGGCGGGGGCGATCGAGGCGCCGCCGGCGTCCTAGGCCGCGCGGACCGATGCCGGGAACAACCCGCCCGACCTGCTGCCGACGCGTTTATTTGACCCCGTACGGCGCCGCAGGTTACCCTGAGGCCCGCAACCGTCGCGGCGCCACGGCGTCCGGCGGCCTCTTTTCATTGCCATCGCCGACGACAGGAGCGCCGCGAAAGCGGTCGACGCACCATGGCCGAGGCACGATCTTTCTTTGCGCGGCGCGGCGTGGTCGCCGCGATGCTGTTGGCGGCCTTGCTGCTGGCCGCGGCCTGCCCCCCCGCCGGGGCCGCGCCGACGACCATCGTCAACAACGGCCCGTCGAGCAACCGTGTTGACATCGTCTTCCTGGGCGACGGCTACACGGCCGCGAACCATCTGGCCGGCACGTACGACGCGCACATCAACGGCTTCGTCGACTACATGTTTGACAGCGAGTACAGCGACCCGTTCCCGCGCTACGCCAACTTCTTCAACATCCACAAGATCGTCACCAACAGCGCCCAGTCGGGGGCGGACATCCCGAACGCCACGCCGCCGGTGAGCCGTCAGACGTTCTTCCACGCCTCGTACGAAACGGCGCTCGGCGACCCGTACGACCCCGACGACCCCAACGATCGCCTGCTGGTGCTGGACGAGGGGCTGGCCCACCTGGTGCGGACCTCGGAACTCGGCGGCACGGGCATCACGGCCGACATGAAGCTGATGAGCGTCAACAGCAACAAGTACGGCGGCTCCGGCGGCGTGACCGCCGCCTTCGCGGGCGCCAACGCGTTTTCGTACGAGCTGGGGATGCACGAGATGGCGCACTCTTGGGTCGACCTGGCCGACGAGTACGGCGGCGACGCCACGCCGTACGCCGGCGCCGAGCCCACCGAGGTGAACGTCACCACCGACCCCGCGGGCGCCAAGTGGGCCCACTGGGCCGGCTTCGACGACCCGCGCCGCTTCACCCTCGACATCACCACGCAACAAGGGGGGCGCTATTTTGACTCCGGCATCTATCGGCCCTCGTTCGACAGCAAGATGCGCACCGTCCACAACGAGCCCCCCCGGCACTACGACGCCGTGAGCCGCGAGCAGTTCATCCTCAAGATCTACGAATTCGTCAACCCGCTCGACGCGTTCAAGCCGGGCTCGAGCGTCACCGACGAGCCGCTGTGGGTCGACGTGATCGACCCCGAGGTGATCAAGGTCGAGTGGTTCGTCGACCACACGCTCGTCCCCGGCGCCACGGGCGAGACGTTCCACCCGGCCGACTACGGCTTCGGCCCCGGCACGTACGAGGTGACGGCCAACGCGTACGACGAGGCGATGGAGCACGCCTTTCAGGGGGGCATGCTCGACCTGGTGCGCACCAACCTCAGCACGCTGCACCAGTACGTGGAGTGGACCCTCACCGTCTCCGACCCGGCCGACTTCGACGAGAGTGGCGTGGTCGATCAGGACGACTACGAGCTGTGGGTCAATAAGTTCGGCGGGCCCAGCCCGCCGTGGTGGGGCAACCGCGACGGCCTGGTAGAGGCCGCCGACTACACGGTGTGGCGCGACGCCTTCTCCGGCAGACGGGCGCTGGGCGCCGCCGGGGTTCCGGAGCCCGGTGCGCTGGGCCTGGCCGCGTTGGCGATCGTGGCGTTGGCCGCCGGTCGGCGCCGCCGCTAGGCCGCCTTGTTGGCGGACTTCCAGGGCCCGGCCGCTGCTTCGTCCGCGGCGCCGCGGACGCAGATCTCCAGCGGGCGGCTGGTGTCCAGGTGCACGTCGCGCTGCGGGAACGCGATCGAGATGCCCGCGTCGCGCAGGGTGTCGTCGATCGCCAGGCGGATGTCGCTCTTGATCTCTTCCCCCTGCATCACGGTCTTCATGTGCACCCAGAAGTGGATCTCGAAGGCGAGCGCGTTGTCGCCGAAATCTCGGAACACCACCACCGGCGCCGGGTGGGTCAGCACGTGTGGGTCTTCGCCGACCGACTTCTTGAGCAGCCGCGCCGTTTCGCGCGTCGGCGAGCCGTAGGCAACCCCCACGTTGATCTGCAGCCGGTTCAGGTCGTCGGAGAGCGTCCAGTTGGTGACGGCGAACTCCAAGAACTTGCTGTTGGGCACCAAGATCTCCAGGTTGGAGTCGGTGCGGATCCGCGTGGCGCGCGCGCCCACGTCCTCAACGGTCCCCAGCAGCCCATCGATCTCTACCAGGTCGCCCGCGCGGATCGGCCGTTCCACCAGCAGCAGCAGCCCGCTGATGAAGTTGCTCAGCACGGTCTGGCTGCCGAAGCCCAGGCCGATGGCCGCGGCGCCGCCGAAGAACGTAAACACCGTGAGCGGCACGTGCACCATCTCGAGCGACATCAGCCCGACCGCCACAACCAGCGTGTAGAACGCGATCGACTCCAGCGCCTTCGACGCGCCGCCCCCCAAGCCAAGCCGCGGCAGCACGCGCCGACCGATCTGCCTGCTGACCCACCGCGACCCGGCGTAGCCGGCCAGCAGCAGCAGCAGCCCGCTGACCACCTTGCCCACGGTGACCGGTCGGTCGTCGACGGCGGCCAGCTCGTAGCGCCAGAGGGCGCGGAACGAGGCGGACCCGCTCCGCAGCCACTGGCCGATCGATGCGGCGCTCGAGGCTCCCTGGATCTCAGACTGCATCCGGTCGAGCAGCCGCTGGTTCGCCGAGGTCTCGGTCAGGCTCTCGCCGTAGGCGTCCAGCAGCCCGCGCAGCTCTGCGCGTTGGTAGGCGAGCTGCTTGCCGAGCCCCCCGGCCGCGGGCCCGCTGTTGGCCACACGCTCCTCGAGGCCGGCGAGCTCCGAACGGCGTTCCTCGCTGCGGACCTCGATCATCCGCCGGAACTGCTGACAACGCGACTGAAAGTCGGCGAGGTCTTCACGCCACGCGGCTAGTGTCTCTTCGCTCACCTGGCCCGTGAGCGCCTGGAACCGCCGCTCCCACAGCAGCCGCTCTGTGGCGCAGTTGCCGAGGCTTTGTTGCAGCAACGCCCGGCGCTGCTGGTGCGCTTCTTGGGCGAGCTGGTGGGCGACGAGCGCTTCCGCGGCGGCCTCGCCGACGCGGTCCGCGGGTTCAGCCGTCTCGTGATCGGCCCGCGCGGTCGGGGGCAGCAGCCGGTCGAGTTTCTGCCGCAGCCGCTGCTCTTTGGCGTCTAGCTCCGCGGCGATCCGCTGCTGGTCTTGCGGCGTCACCGCCACGTCGGGCCGGACGGCCGTGATCTGCTCCTCGAGCAACCGCAGCCGCAGCTCGCCCAGCTTGAGCTTGGCCTCGCACAACTCGGCCTCGCCGCGACGCAGCGCAAGCCCGTCGGACGACGCGGTGCTGGCGAGCTGGGAGTCGTTGAGCGTCTTGGAAAGCTCCGCCGTCGCGGCGGGGTCGTCGTTGATCTCGAGCGCTTCCTTCGCCAGGCGGCGGTGCGTCTCGGCCGTGTCGTGGGCCTCGCGGAGCGACACCGCCAGGTCCCGAACCGCCGACAGCTCGATCCGCAGCGACTCTTGCCGCGTTTGCTCGGTCGCCTGCTGGTCGAGCAGGTCTTCTAGCAACAAGAAGCTGTAGGGCTTGCGGGCCGGGTGCCCGAACTCGCGGTGGTCGTCCAGTTGCAGCCGCAACGCCGCTTCTTGCTTGGCGAGCTCGTCGCGGCGGGCGACCACGCTCTGCTGCTGGGCAAGCTGCGAGTCGATGATCTCCAGGAACTTCCGCTGCGTCAGCAGTTCGGTGGACGGGCGCCCGGGGGGCGACTGCTTGGCCAGCTCCCCGATCGCCTCTTCCAGCCGCGCCAGCCGCGACGCTATCTCTTGGCGACGTTGCGCAATGGCGTCGGCGCCCAGCCCGGTGGCGGCGCCCCCCGCGGCGACCGCCGGCGGTTCGGGCGCCCCTTCGGCCGCCAGCAGGCCGCCGGCCGGCAGCAGCAGGGCCGCCAGCAACACGAGCCGGGGCGTGTGCGCCCAGCCGACCCGGGGACGTCGAAGTGCGCAACCGGTGACAACGCTGGGTGAAGCGATCAAGAGCAGAGAGTCCTGTGCTGGGTTCCGAGCGCGGGGCACGGACGTTGGGTCAACAGGGCAGGGCGGGGGACCCCGACACGGCCCGGCAGGCGCCGAAGGCGCGGGGACTCTACTGCAATGGCGCAGCCCGGGCAACTTCGGTTGCTGCTAGCAACCGAACGGCGTAGGGCGGCCCCGCCCGCCGAGGGGCGGGGCAGAGGCCCACGCCGTGAATGGCCGGCAAGGAGCCGGCGCTCCCCGTTGCTGATCGAACGCTCGGGTCCGTACAGATCGAATGCCGCCCCAACGACCGGCTATCGTCTGCTCGCTCCCCGCTACTCCATCCCCGCCAGCTCCTCGAGCACCGTCTCTACATCCACCCGGTCGCCGTGCGTCGTGCTGGTGTTGCCGAACTTGATCAGGCCGTCTTTGCCGATGATGAACGTCGAGGCGTAGGCCGTCTCGCGGGGGGCTTCCCAGCGTAGGCCCCACGCGTTGGTGAACGCGTAGTCGGGGTCGATCAGGTAGTGGACCCCGGCGGGGAAGCTCCGGTCGCCCTGGAACTCTCGGGCGTGCTCGGCCAGCAGGTCGGCCGGGCCGGGGTAGACCAGCACAAGCTGCACGCCCTGTTTGGCGAGCTGCTCGCTCCTGCTCAAGAACTGACCCACCTGCCGCGAGCAGATGGGGCACTGGTACCCCGGCCAGCCACGCAGCACCAGCAGCACGACCGGACCGTCGTTGTTGATTTGTTCGAGCGTGACGGTGGGCAGCGCGTCGTCGCCCGTCGTCTTGTCGTCGGCCTTCTTCTCGGCGTTGAGCTTGGGGAGCTCGAAGGCCGGGGCCTCGTCGCCGACCTTGGGCGGGTGGGGCGCCTCTTTCCCCGCGGGCGCCTGCCGGCGTTGGCGTTGGCGTTGCCGCTCTGGCTGCTGGGCGTCGGACGGCAGCGTCGAAGCGCAAATCGCCAGCAGCACGAGCCAAAACGCGATCAGGTTGGGCTTCTTCATGGGAAACTCCGGTTGGATGCAGGACAAGTGACCACGACGGACCCAGCGCCACGCCGCCAAAGTGTTGTGGGCAGAGTATACCCCGCCGACGCCCCCGAGGGCGCCACCCGTAGGGCAGGCCCCGCCTGCCGTTAGGGCTTGCCCTACGGGCCTTTGCCATCGGAGGTGAAGACCAAGGACCCACCCAACAAGGCCTCGACCGCCGACTCCGCCGCGGCCAGCCGCGCCGCGTAGGGCCCCTCGATCAACCTCCAAGGGGTGGGGCCGTTTGCTAGTTGGTCCCTGAACGCCTCGTGCATCCAGTCGCGGATGCGCTCGCCGTCGCGGAAGCCGTCTTGCACAAACGGCACGTCGGGCGCCGTTAGCAGGTAGAGGTCGGCCTTGGCGGCGGCGCCGATAGCGTCGACGCGTGCGTCGCGCGACCGGTAGTAACGCTGGAACCACGTGCCGGTAGCGAACGCGTTGGTGTCGCAGAACAGCACGCGGTTGGCCTCCCGCGCCAGGCGGTCCTCGCGGGCCTGCTGCTCGGCGGCGATGTGCACGAACTCCTCTTGGCTCCAGCTAGGCAGGGGGTCGGACATCGACAGACCCGCGACCTTCTTCTCCCAGTGCTCGCGGCCGTACTCGGGGACCCAGGTCGTGCCAAAGCGCTCGGCCAACTGCTGAGCCAGGGTGGTCTTGCCGGTCGATTCGGCGCCGATCAGCACGACGCGCAGCACAAAGTACGCCCGCACGCAGGGTTCGAGGAAATCTAAGTAATTGAGCGGATTGGCGCGGATGCGTGTCCCCGAGATGGGGACCGACGCCCGCGCT from Pirellulimonas nuda includes:
- a CDS encoding AAA family ATPase yields the protein MTLGFIVGKFYPPHRGHKHLIDTARRQVDRLIVMIAHHPSQTIPGEQRRAWLEEIHPDCEICLVPDELENDSRQWAEFTLRYLGRAPDVVFTSEDYGPEYARLMGARHVMVDQARASVPISGTRIRANPLNYLDFLEPCVRAYFVLRVVLIGAESTGKTTLAQQLAERFGTTWVPEYGREHWEKKVAGLSMSDPLPSWSQEEFVHIAAEQQAREDRLAREANRVLFCDTNAFATGTWFQRYYRSRDARVDAIGAAAKADLYLLTAPDVPFVQDGFRDGERIRDWMHEAFRDQLANGPTPWRLIEGPYAARLAAAESAVEALLGGSLVFTSDGKGP
- a CDS encoding redoxin family protein, with protein sequence MKKPNLIAFWLVLLAICASTLPSDAQQPERQRQRQRRQAPAGKEAPHPPKVGDEAPAFELPKLNAEKKADDKTTGDDALPTVTLEQINNDGPVVLLVLRGWPGYQCPICSRQVGQFLSRSEQLAKQGVQLVLVYPGPADLLAEHAREFQGDRSFPAGVHYLIDPDYAFTNAWGLRWEAPRETAYASTFIIGKDGLIKFGNTSTTHGDRVDVETVLEELAGME
- a CDS encoding LssY C-terminal domain-containing protein, translating into MRFSRLPIVRRFGVPYEPKPEARPFLDRTQAQQQEGVEVKVAVLSSRESDRFFGVPLGKHGIQPVWLEIANGSAGPLFFDRVQLDPNYYPPLEAAIISHFAIARRLAGFGAMAWFFFPLLFLLPLKVLGARRANRRMDAYFREHAFPLGAVAAGSRVSGFMFTSVDDGTKIVRVRLHATEKTRDFVFSAPVPGLVIDYRHRPFEGLFDDASLVDCDATTLRDHLRGQPRATSNRLATREGDPANLVVIGEFEVLRVAFGERWDETETINLATCWKTAKAFLLGSHYRYSPVSPLFLFGRSQDFALQRARRTINERLHLRLWLTPLRFGGKPVWVGQVSRDIGVRFTHRTWNLTTHRIDPDIDDARDYVIEDLMGTGHLDSMGYVDGVGETSAENPRRNLTGDPYETDGCRAVLILSPTPTTAKFLGWLSPAGAIEAPPAS
- a CDS encoding Lpg1974 family pore-forming outer membrane protein; translated protein: MNHVFKRAALAALVAAVVAPANAETYCQVQYVLLNAKVNSQGFDNNYYYGSPDAIEEDGSYDDALQFSLRLILGFEDQTGFGGRVRWFTFDNDLGYDGLWNNGGVTSALNGSINLDVDYIDTELTQRCACCAGGWNILGSGGVRWGRVASTNQSVPFAALGAASNSETAGVKFEGAGPTLAIEGRRPVAETGVSLFAVGRTSLLCGNLDIHSNYYGPVQYEIKNEMVQVWELQLGALHQYQCASGAIFESGVFWEAQRWDSESDSLGDLGLFGVGIHTGLRY
- a CDS encoding transglutaminase family protein; this translates as MAPPIPAYCRPAAFGAFHRALADRDAPLGLFRAAAAISLHAIPEADVHGASAAVEGIAHTVQTRARSGSADGRLAHLHDVLFEVIGLRGAEEDYYNPANSYLPVVLSARRGIPIALSLIYRTAACLVGLNAVGVNAPGHFLAGVDLPNKKRMYVDPFYGGALLDEGEVFQRITATTGQPIPPSPELLRTATPDQWLSRMLMNLQAVFAQTGAERDLYAMQELHALLETH
- a CDS encoding M64 family metallopeptidase, coding for MAEARSFFARRGVVAAMLLAALLLAAACPPAGAAPTTIVNNGPSSNRVDIVFLGDGYTAANHLAGTYDAHINGFVDYMFDSEYSDPFPRYANFFNIHKIVTNSAQSGADIPNATPPVSRQTFFHASYETALGDPYDPDDPNDRLLVLDEGLAHLVRTSELGGTGITADMKLMSVNSNKYGGSGGVTAAFAGANAFSYELGMHEMAHSWVDLADEYGGDATPYAGAEPTEVNVTTDPAGAKWAHWAGFDDPRRFTLDITTQQGGRYFDSGIYRPSFDSKMRTVHNEPPRHYDAVSREQFILKIYEFVNPLDAFKPGSSVTDEPLWVDVIDPEVIKVEWFVDHTLVPGATGETFHPADYGFGPGTYEVTANAYDEAMEHAFQGGMLDLVRTNLSTLHQYVEWTLTVSDPADFDESGVVDQDDYELWVNKFGGPSPPWWGNRDGLVEAADYTVWRDAFSGRRALGAAGVPEPGALGLAALAIVALAAGRRRR
- a CDS encoding mechanosensitive ion channel domain-containing protein is translated as MIASPSVVTGCALRRPRVGWAHTPRLVLLAALLLPAGGLLAAEGAPEPPAVAAGGAATGLGADAIAQRRQEIASRLARLEEAIGELAKQSPPGRPSTELLTQRKFLEIIDSQLAQQQSVVARRDELAKQEAALRLQLDDHREFGHPARKPYSFLLLEDLLDQQATEQTRQESLRIELSAVRDLAVSLREAHDTAETHRRLAKEALEINDDPAATAELSKTLNDSQLASTASSDGLALRRGEAELCEAKLKLGELRLRLLEEQITAVRPDVAVTPQDQQRIAAELDAKEQRLRQKLDRLLPPTARADHETAEPADRVGEAAAEALVAHQLAQEAHQQRRALLQQSLGNCATERLLWERRFQALTGQVSEETLAAWREDLADFQSRCQQFRRMIEVRSEERRSELAGLEERVANSGPAAGGLGKQLAYQRAELRGLLDAYGESLTETSANQRLLDRMQSEIQGASSAASIGQWLRSGSASFRALWRYELAAVDDRPVTVGKVVSGLLLLLAGYAGSRWVSRQIGRRVLPRLGLGGGASKALESIAFYTLVVAVGLMSLEMVHVPLTVFTFFGGAAAIGLGFGSQTVLSNFISGLLLLVERPIRAGDLVEIDGLLGTVEDVGARATRIRTDSNLEILVPNSKFLEFAVTNWTLSDDLNRLQINVGVAYGSPTRETARLLKKSVGEDPHVLTHPAPVVVFRDFGDNALAFEIHFWVHMKTVMQGEEIKSDIRLAIDDTLRDAGISIAFPQRDVHLDTSRPLEICVRGAADEAAAGPWKSANKAA